From Arcticibacter tournemirensis, one genomic window encodes:
- a CDS encoding OmpA family protein, whose product MKLTKIKIATWCVAIATTSFVVTSCSQMTRTQKGAVIGSAAGGTIGALIGKKAGNTAVGAIVGGAIGGTAGAFIGRKMDRQAEEIKNTVPGAEVIKAGEGLIVKFDSGILFDVNKANLKDAARTNIANLATSMKNNPQTNIMVIGHTDDTGSDSYNYTLSEKRAQSVKDFAVASGVSSSRINISGKGETEPIADNTTESGRSQNRRVEIVIVANEQMKNEARQSAQ is encoded by the coding sequence ACTAAGATTAAAATAGCAACCTGGTGTGTTGCTATTGCTACCACTTCTTTCGTGGTAACTAGTTGTAGTCAGATGACTCGTACTCAGAAAGGGGCAGTTATTGGTTCGGCAGCAGGCGGTACCATTGGAGCTTTGATAGGTAAGAAAGCGGGTAATACGGCTGTCGGAGCCATTGTTGGTGGCGCTATAGGGGGTACTGCCGGGGCATTTATCGGAAGGAAAATGGACAGACAAGCTGAAGAAATTAAGAATACTGTTCCAGGTGCCGAGGTTATAAAAGCAGGAGAGGGATTGATCGTGAAGTTTGATTCGGGTATATTGTTCGACGTTAATAAAGCGAACCTGAAAGATGCAGCCCGAACAAATATTGCGAACCTTGCGACTTCCATGAAGAACAATCCACAAACTAACATCATGGTGATCGGACATACTGACGATACAGGATCGGATTCCTATAATTATACGCTATCTGAAAAGCGTGCACAGTCAGTAAAAGATTTTGCTGTAGCAAGTGGTGTAAGTTCCTCCCGTATTAATATCTCGGGTAAGGGTGAGACAGAGCCAATTGCCGACAATACAACTGAAAGCGGACGCTCGCAGAATCGCCGTGTTGAGATCGTAATTGTTGCGAACGAGCAAATGAAGAACGAAGCACGTCAAAGCGCGCAATAG